A DNA window from Solanum lycopersicum chromosome 3, SLM_r2.1 contains the following coding sequences:
- the LOC101254372 gene encoding protein IQ-DOMAIN 8 encodes MGGSGKWIKSLIGLKKNQSNDSEKSSGKNRKWKLWRSASGGIAMAFSKGVKGGGNLGDSDGSESSFLSDSALAAAIATVIRAPHKDFVVVKQEWAALRIQAAFRGFLARRALRALKAVVRLQAIFRGRQVRKQADVTLKCMQTLVKLQSRVRARCNQTSVDGDATKGPLVDSQADPVKQAEGGWCDSPGTVDEVRCKLKMRQVGAIKRERAIAYAQQKLRTNPSLNSRIRKVETLNKFKANGDSVWLERWMANKPWESRLVEDFHTDASGMTPSSRKYEDYDAGSLTDRSSVSIRRNNMSTRISTRGPMSCQIANSSSEPYTDYYQYDDSTTSHSSISTSETLGSNQTPPEDGHSKKPNYMNLTKSIKAKVKQRNSNYLSHSMQRNSTDNLQVHRKSSPLSRTIARRSADCDLYSVDLCKDLYPPSNAF; translated from the exons atgGGTGGTTCAGGGAAGTGGATTAAATCTTTGATtggtttaaaaaagaatcaatCAAATGATTCT GAGAAGAGTAGTGGAAAGAATAGGAAATGGAAGCTGTGGAGGAGTGCATCGGGTGGAATTGCTATGGCGTTTTCGAAAGGTGTAAAAGGGGGTGGAAATTTGGGAGATTCGGATGGATCTGAATCTTCATTCCTGTCTGATAGTGCTTTGGCTGCTGCTATTGCTACTGTCATCAGAGCTCCACACAAGGATTTTGTGGTTGTGAAACAAGAATGGGCTGCTCTTCGAATTCAGGCTGCCTTTCGTGGTTTTCTG GCAAGGCGCGCGTTAAGGGCACTTAAAGCCGTGGTTAGGCTACAAGCTATATTTCGTGGGCGACAGGTGAGAAAGCAAGCTGATGTAACCCTCAAGTGTATGCAGACTCTTGTCAAGCTGCAGTCTCGAGTTAGAGCCCGATGCAATCAAACATCCGTTGATGGAGATGCTACAAAAGGGCCTCTTGTTGATAGCCAAGCTGATCCAGTTAAGCAAGCTGAG GGTGGATGGTGTGATAGCCCCGGCACAGTGGATGAAGTAAGGTGTAAGTTAAAAATGAGACAAGTTGGAGCAATCAAGAGGGAGAGGGCCATTGCATATGCCCAACAG AAACTGAGAACAAACCCCAGCCTGAATTCAAGAATTAGGAAAGTTGAAACCCTGAATAAGTTTAAGGCTAATGGGGATTCAGTTTGGTTAGAACGTTGGATGGCGAATAAGCCTTGGGAAAGCAGACTGGTGGAAGATTTTCATACTGATGCATCAGGGATGACTCCGAGTTCTAGGAAGTATGAAGATTATGATGCTGGATCTTTAACTGACCGTAGTTCAGTGAGCATAAGACGGAATAACATGTCCACCAGGATATCAACAAGAGGACCAATGAGTTGTCAAATTGCTAATTCATCTTCTGAGCCTTATACTGATTATTATCAATATGATGATAGTACGACTTCTCATTCTTCCATATCGACTTCTGAAACTCTTGGATCAAATCAGACTCCTCCAGAAGACGGTCATAGCAAGAAACCAAACTACATGAACCTTACTAAGTCTATTAAGGCAAAGGTTAAGCAGAGGAATTCAAATTACTTGTCTCACAGTATGCAGAGGAATTCAACTGATAACTTACAAGTCCATAGGAAGTCAAGTCCACTTTCGAGGACGATAGCAAGGAGAAGTGCTGATTGTGATCTTTATTCAGTTGATCTGTGTAAGGATCTCTACCCTCCCTCAAATGCATTTTGA